A window of the Glaciimonas sp. CA11.2 genome harbors these coding sequences:
- the rpsT gene encoding 30S ribosomal protein S20, with the protein MANTAQARKRARQAVAQNLHNSSQRSTLRTAIKAARKAIAGGDKEAATLVLQKSVSTIDRIADKKIIHKNKAARHKSRLNAALKALSA; encoded by the coding sequence ATGGCAAATACCGCACAAGCACGTAAGCGTGCTCGTCAAGCAGTCGCTCAAAACCTGCACAATTCTAGTCAGCGTTCGACTCTACGCACAGCAATCAAAGCTGCTCGCAAAGCAATCGCCGGTGGCGATAAAGAAGCTGCAACTCTGGTTCTGCAAAAATCTGTGTCAACTATCGACCGAATTGCAGACAAGAAAATCATTCATAAGAACAAAGCTGCACGTCATAAGAGCCGTCTAAACGCAGCTCTGAAAGCACTGTCAGCGTAA
- a CDS encoding DUF192 domain-containing protein encodes MRRYRPSTAVMALALLGSTIGVISAATAQGTQQFPVVSLNAGIHVIKAEVATTEAQREQGLMFRKQLASNAGMVFLFDAPAGVCMWMKNTLIPLSVAFLDQNGVIINIEEMKAQTLDSHCAEKAALYALEMNPGWFKQKNLKPGTAISGLPRAQ; translated from the coding sequence ATGAGAAGATATCGCCCATCGACTGCTGTTATGGCGCTTGCACTCTTAGGCAGCACCATCGGCGTCATCTCTGCAGCAACAGCGCAAGGAACGCAACAATTTCCAGTCGTCTCACTGAATGCCGGAATCCATGTGATCAAGGCTGAGGTGGCTACGACAGAAGCCCAGCGTGAGCAGGGCCTGATGTTTCGCAAACAGTTAGCTTCCAACGCGGGTATGGTCTTTTTATTTGATGCGCCTGCGGGCGTTTGTATGTGGATGAAGAACACGCTAATTCCGTTATCAGTCGCCTTTTTGGACCAAAACGGTGTCATCATCAATATCGAAGAAATGAAAGCCCAGACCCTCGATTCCCATTGTGCTGAGAAAGCTGCGCTATATGCATTGGAGATGAATCCAGGTTGGTTTAAGCAGAAGAATCTAAAACCAGGCACCGCCATTAGCGGTTTACCGCGCGCACAATAA